The sequence tacatagtaggtatatactGGGCTAAAAAACGTATAAATTAGCTTTCAAGAATCAGGCCCTtttgaaattttgtattcttctCAGAAAGGTGGTAGAGATTCATTTTATTAGAGccatatgtttaaaataatgtttttattaagaatttaataACAATTcaccaaatatattttatattagtgggcattctactaaaaagaaattttcttttctccccctctctgccttttttttaaattgtagtaatTCCAGATAcactgactgacatggtgaatcAAATGACAGAAAAAGTAGGCTTGGTTCACGGGCTGCCTTACGTGGCAGACAGACAGGGCTTTGCTGCCACCTTAGAGCAGGTGAGTATGGTGGTTATAAATCATGTTCGTGGTATCAGCCTCCTCATCTCCCAGAAGCTTGAGACTATGGGAGCAGGAATTAGGTATCTCAAGTTAACTGTATTAAGTCCATTTCGGAACCTGCTGTGTTCTAGAAGCCCTGAGTTTAGAGCAGCTGTTTTCATTAGTGAGGAAATTCTTGGGCCCCTGACTGTACCCTGGCAGTGAACAGCTGTGCTCAGGAAATGCCTGTGGTCTTATTGCCAGCTGAACAGTTTAACCTCCTGCCTTGTAGTATTCACTTCCAGTTCTAGAGTTCAGTTCTTCATATTGTTCTTTCAAACGTCCAATCTGAAAAGAATCGCTGcccccggcttttttttttttttttgatggagtcttgctgtgttgcccaggctggagtgcagtggcatgatctcggctcactgaaacctccacttcccaggttcaaacgattattctgcctcagcctcccaagtagctgggatttcaggtgtgctaccacgcctggctaacttttgtatttttagtagaaatggggtttcaccatgttggccaggctggtctcaaactcctgacctcaagtgatctgcccgcctcagcctcccaaagtgctgagattaaaggcatgagccactgctcccagccctgaaaagaacctttttaaaatatcacaaagtatttcaaatatacagaaaataaaatttattcataCAAGTCCTTATAAAACCCATTTGATgtccttttaaaacatatttctaataATTATCTGAGAaacttatgttttcattttattttttctccacctTAGAAATAGTAACATGCATAGGAAACTATAAATAATGGAAAAGTATAagatgcaaaaaaacaaaaacgaacaaCCTAGAACCCTAACAATTACAGGAAGTTTctgggttttttggggttttttgttttttgggggtttttttgtttttttttttgagatggagtctcgctctgtcacccaggctggagtgtagtggcactatctcggctcactgcaagctctgcctcccgggttcacaccattctcctgcctcagcctcctgagtagctgggactacatgtgcctgccaccatgcccggctaattttttgtatttttgatagagacagggtttcattgtgttagccaggatggtctcgatctcctgacctcgtgatctgccctcctcggcctcccaaagtgctgggattgcaggcgtgagccaccgtgcccggccggaagtttctgtttttaaaaataaaggtttgTTGTATCATTTGGGCACTTTGGAGTCTTTATTTTTCCCCGCTTCCTGGGCTCTTTAGAAAACATTGTTGAGATAGTATTCTAAAAGTAATCTGTATCTCATTTTTGTGACTTTGTAAGCTTTTCCCATATCATTAATAGCTTTTTTATTGGCTGTATTGTAGGCTATCCTGCGTGTGTCCTATGCTTGAGTTAATCATTCCTGTACTGTGAAACCTTTGGGAGGAAAAATTTGTTGTAATATTACAAGGACAGATACATGATTTCAGTCTTTAAATATGTCAACTTGCTCTTAAGCATATCtgcatttatattcttttgaattGCAGTCTTATGATTGCCACATATCTGAGGGGGTAAAGGTACATTGTGGGAACTTGCCTGTGACCTTTGGCAATTTGAACTGTGAGCTCTTTCTTAATATTGCCTGTAAATGTATTTGTTCTACTGCAAGAAATTGTTAGTCTTAAATGCCAGAATCTTTgtttagaaaaagaaactgagtagccgctttaaaataaaatacaatctaTTCTAATATACCAAATTGTATTTTTGTCTTAGAAATATCCAAATTGGTATAGATGTCAATAACATCTCCATGATGTATATATCAATACACATCTCCCAGAATACACCCATCCCCTTAGTGTAGGTTTAATCTCTGGCAGTCACTCTGCCATACTTAGAATGAATCATTCTCAGCTGTAAAGAAATCCTGGGCGCATTCAGCTCAGTGACTAACAGCTCATTCCTAAGACCTCAGTAACTGCTAAGGAATTACGATGTGTGCCTCTGTTCTTAGAAGCCAGGTTCGATTCAGTCCTACCAACACAAGGACTTCACTGGAGTCTGGGTTCAGGGTAGGTAGCAAGAATCATAATCTTAATTGCCCCTTAGAATTGTCTTGCTCTGCACTGTGTGTGTAACTCCAGACATTGAGAAAGATCACTACTGTTTATTTCAGGCTACTTAGAAAAGGCAACATATCTGAGGTGTAAATAATAAATAGGATTTTATGTCTGCTAGGTAGGGTAATAACAGTCCTTTTCTACCATTGATTTATCAGCTTATGTATCTTATGACTTCAGAGTATATGTAGAGAAATGGCAGTAGGGGATGAGAGAATTTTAGTATCCCCCTtatgaaaaatacattgaaaaaaatgaggaaattgggAAGAGTCTTAGTGACTAAGGGAGAGGGAGCAGCTAGCTACAAAAGGATGCAAGAAAAGGAATTAAGAAATAGGATTGTGTCCcccgcgcccccccccccccaaaaaagaaatagGATTGTTCTGAAGGTTGATAGACCTATGGGtggtatgtgtatgcatgtatgtatatataaacacatatatgtaacatacaaatatgtatattgaTCCAAGTAAACAAagtagatgtgtgtgtatatttacatgAACACCCTAAAAATAAGATACATTCAATATTTGTTCATCTTTTGTATGTCAATGAGTGATATTTTTACCTTATTTGGTATCTAAATTAAGTTTTATTTGGATGCATTTTTAGATTACTAAGTGTGCTTGCACTATGAAAGCAATATTGTATACCACTTTGTATTCAGGTAATTTACATAAGAATAATAAGATATTCATTcgatcatacttttaaaaaacattgggAAAAACAGTTCGTAAACACCATACTTTTAACATGAAATTCTAATCGTACACATTTGTGGTTTTTTGGGCAGGTATATTTTGGAACTTCACATCCAAGATACTATATCTCTGCCAATGTAACTGGCTTCAAATGTGTGACAGGAATGTCTTGTTTAATGAGAAAAGACGTGTTAGATCAAGCAGGAGGACTTATAGCTTTTGCTCAGTACATTGCCGAAGATTACTTTATGGCCAAAGCGATAGCTGACCGGTAAGAACTAAATGAAGCCATAGTGTTTTTATTACGTAACTTCTGttggtttattctttttgttcAACCTGTAGATTAgggctttttagtttaattttatttttttgctagtAAGTACAGAATAGgtcaatttgaatttttttatttttgttttggagacagagtcttgctctgtcacccgggctggagtgcagtggcgcaatcttggctcactgtagcctctgcctcctggattcaagtgattctcgtgcctctgccaccagagtagctgggactacaggcatgtaccagcacacacagctaatttttttatttttagtagagatggggtttcttttgtgttggccaggctggtcttgaacttctgacctcaagtgatctgcccaccttgacctcccaaagtgctgggattacaggtatgagccaccacacccagcagatcAATAATTTTAGAGAGTAATTCATATTCTAATTATAGAATTGTAGGTATGTACTAATGAAGAAAGTAAATGTGATTCCTCTgcatttttcaaattaatgtGTTTTAAAGTGATTAAAAGGAAGTTTCTTTGTCATTAGAATTTTTACTGTATAGATATAAATTTCTGTGTTTTAGAAGAGTTAAAACTATCAGTGCAGTCATAAACCAGTAGGTGAAAATTTAAAGACTGtcttttcaaaatttgaaatttgtCAGTGAATTATACGATACTTTGCTAAGAAGCCACTGAAAAATTCATATGACTGACTTAGCATTTCTCTATCACAagatacttgttttgttttttttgaaacagagtctctccctgatgcccaagctggagtgcagtggcacaatctcggctcactgcaagctccgcctcctgggttcaaacgagtctcctgcctcagcctcccaagtagctgggattataggcgcccgccaccacgctcagctacctttttgtgtgtgttagtagaggcggggtttcaccattttggccaggctagtcttgaactcctgacctcacgacccgcccacctctgcctcgcaaagtgctgggattacaggcgtgagccacggcacccaacctaaaatacttgtttttaaaGGGGATCACTGCCTtgtgtgagaatttttttttaatttttaaaaaactaaagtgtgttttaaataaaaattctgttgTGATTGTGTTAATGTGGTTCATGGTTTCCTGGTGTCTCCCATGAGACCCATAATGCCACTTTCTGTTGACATGTCTTGTTGAATATTCACACaactttgtttattgtttggtTAATAGTCATCAGAGACTCATCCATTAAATATGGAACCTCTCCATTGTTTTTCCAAATGACTgcattttaagtttcttaaactGTAAAGTAAGGAGGGTACAGTTTCTTCTAGTTCTTAGATGGTGCTGTCATGGTCTAGCGTAATTGCTGAAACATCCATACGTATGGTAGACCTTAAGTAGTGTGCTAATCCTGAAAGCTGGGCTCACCCTCCATCCCGGCAATTGCCTGGTCTTTATAATGATTACTGAATGCATAACCAGTTACGCTTGCATGTGTTCATCATAACTTACTTTCTAATTGTGTTAATTTTCAGAGGTTGGAGGTTTGCGATGTCCACTCAAGTTGCAATGCAAAACTCTGGCTCATATTCAATTTCTCAGTTTCAATCCAGAATGATCAGGTaaatcaactgtttttttttttaatacttcgtTAAAAGgaaaggtggggtgggggggttaGTAATTTTTACAGGTTTAATGTAGTTAAATAAGTATACCTAAAGGTTAGATTTTTGTTTAGTTCCCGAAAATAGAGTTTAACTTCTGTGTTTAAGACAAATTTAatgtctaaatatattttatttgctgtaTAACACAGAAAGCACTCAATAGAGAGATGTTGAGACTGAATTTTTTAATATGCTGATCTCTATTTTCTAACTTTCTATACTGATTAAATTTTATAATCTGTATTCATCAGAGCGTAGGCCATACAAATGAATTTATAGACATTTTTCTTTGACATCctagacaaaaatagaaaagagagtcattaaaaaaaaaatgtaggttgTGTGTggtgcttcacacctgtaatcccagcgctttggaaggccaaggcgagaggatcgcttgagcccaggagttcgagaccagcctgggcaaaatggatgaaaccctgtctctacaaaaaatgaaaaattagccaagtgtggttttcatgtgcacctgtggtcccagctacttggtggggataaggtgggaggatcacttgagcctgggagattgaagcTACAGCGTGTGCCACGGCagtccggcctgggtgacagagcagaaccccatctcaagtaaaaaaaaaaaaaagagtttaaaaagaaTGGCCTTTCTATCACAAGGTAAAAAACTGATtatttgggggagaaaaaaatggatttgTCTTGTAATCAGGatgttgttttaaagaaaatgctttttgtttttctaggtgGACCAAACTACGAATTAACATGCTTCCTGCTACGATAATTTGTGAGCCAATTTCAGAATGCTTTGTTGCCAGTTTAATTATTGGCTGGGCAGCCCACCATGTATTCAGATGGGATATTATGGTATTTTTCATGTGTCATTGCCTGGCATGGTTTATATTTGACTACATTCAACTCAGGGGTGTCCAGGTATGTGGATAGGCATGAAAAGGTTGGCAGTCACTTGGTGGAACTAGAACTATTTGAATTtagaaaaagttgaagaaaatctATCTGAGCCATTCTTCAGCTTCCCATTGTAGGTTAGTCTCAGGTTTGAACATCAGTTTCTCTAGTGGGATGTTGACACAAAACTTAAGTTGATTTGCAACTTTCTATTGGTTATGTAATCACTTTTATTAAGGTTCCAAAAACATGAAGTTAATTAAATCAGTGAGTATTCAAACTAATCATACATTAAGATAGCAGTTATTTTAATGCGTCTTCTAGTGACAGTTGGCATTTTCTTGAATGGTATAACATGGCAGTTAAATTACATAAGGAAGCAGACTGGATTTTACATAGTATACTTAGAAAAGTGAAATCCAATTTTTTTAACCATGTCTTTAGTTTGACAGtgagtgaaatttaaaaaaatttttttccattcgTAGGGTGGCACACTGTGTTTTTCAAAACTTGATTATGCAGTCGCCTGGTTCATCCGCGAATCCAtgacaatatacatttttttgtctGCATTATGGGACCCAACTATAAGCTGGAGAACTGGTCGCTACAGATTACGCTGTGGGGGTACAGCAGAGGAAATCCTAGATGTATAACTACAGCTTTGTGACtgtatataaaggaaaaaagagaagtattataaattatgtttatataaatgCTTTTAAAGATCTACCTTCTGTAGTTTTATCACATGTATGTTTTGGTAtctgttctttaatttattttgcatgGCACTTgcatctgtgaaaaaaaaaaaaaaacacatctgtAGTCTTGGCCAAATGATACACTTTATTTTGTGGAAGTAGAGAATCAAGAGAATTGGTTCTAGGAACCTGGGTTTGTTCTtcattgttgtttatttttttaaaataaataaatatatatatagatgctCTGCAACAAACACTATGACAGTATCCTTCAGTAGAGAAAGTTTCTTATTTGTGAGTACACTCTTTTAGAACATTTACGGGTGGGATGGCAGCAGCTTTGCTTTAGGGTTTAGAAGAGACTAGAAGGAATGACTATTCATGTCCAAAGTGAATGGTTTTGTGCAGTGAACAACACACGGCGAGGTACTAACTGAGAAACTTTTTCATGCTTTATGCCTACCTCTTGTAGTTGTTGCAGAGCAAATATAAATTGTAATAAGGTAGCTAGGCCTtgcagaaacaaacagaaaaactttaaaaaaaataaataaaagagctgGAGTCTAGTATTTATATGAATCTGTGAGAGATATTTTGGTCTCACTGCAATGAACCAAAAGTGGCTGAGTTTGGTTTTTAATTGTAGCCATGTATTGAAGGCATCTTTTTGACCAACTCTTGTTGGTTCTGTCTTGAACCATTGTTAATCACTGTGCTGTAATTAGTATAGctaaatcttttccttccttgctcctgccccagcccaccccatcttcccttaacattttttcaggGGGGGGTTGGGAGTGGTTTTGTTTTAGTGTGAGTGGATGTTTTGATAGTTGTAAGGAAAAAATGCATTTCAGACACATTTCACACATGAGCTATTTTCTTACACAGTATGTCTTATTGTTAATAAGAATGTAATTTCATGATACAAgtatttaatatcttttttaagTCAGTAaatattctagccatcaataaataaattgcagTAGAGTATTAAGAGGGGATAAGATGAGTTTACTCTTAAAATTAATCAGTATCAAACTAAGTctactgtgtgtgttttttttttttttttttttttttttactattatagtTAGTCTAGTCttatttaaattggatttttgtaTTCCAGTTTATATGACAAAATAGACTAGATCAGTGCTGGTTGTAAATGCATGCTGTACCCCACTGTTTTCTCCCCATCATGCCGCTAAACTTGCTCACCAGGTTGTGCTTAACTTGTGGTGAActggacttgttttttttttttttttttttttttttttaaaaaaaaacaaaacaaaaatgtaagggACAGTGCATAAGCCTTTTCTTTGTTTAGTAgtggtgtttgctttttcttcaggATTGGATGGCATGTTGTCCATAGGAATGCCTACTGCAGGGCTAATACTGGCAATATGGCAGCTGTAAATTCTGAGTTACTACAGTCTCCACGTCAAAGCATAATGTGTAGCATATTAGCAATAACTACATATTTATAGAAAACACTTTTCACTCTACTGAGCCAATTCATTTCATTGTCAAATGTCTATATCCATGGTTTAAATGGCAACATATCTGTAAGTATGTATACACATTATATTTAAGCTTTTCTCTGGGCCAAACTGCTTcgtcctgttttcttttttttgtttgttttttttgttgttgtttttagccTTATGATGAATTTGTTTGAAGGGCATTTTCTTTATGAACAAAGGCTTGGATGcatattcctttctttctgtgaATGGGAATTGTTCCCTGAGGAAAGTTGCACAGTTAAACAGTCTGGTTGTGACCCACTACATGTTCTGTTTTTAATCACTATGACCTGAGTTGAACTTTGCTCACCATGTTTGTATTTGTTGGTCTGTTTAATGAAGTTTGGTTGATGCCATCCTTTGCACTGCCGAAGTGTAAACTTGTGTTATTACTTAGCTTTCTGCTGATCTCATTATGGACAGTgtaacaacaaaaccaaaatggctGGACAGACTTCTTgtgttttgtaaatataaaataggaCAGTTCTGTAGGTTTGTTCAGTGTGCTAGTGGAGTATTTCCTTAATGTAAAGCTTCACTTAAGCAGAGTGGTTCTTTGTTTAGCAAGCTTGGAGTGATGATAAAATggtaagaaataatataaatgttgaAGAAAGCATCACAACAGAACTATAGGAgtctaaatttaataaataatctttaaaaaaaaacattgtctagaatatataccatgttttattatttaaaatcattgtcttaaatgtttgttcaaaaaataaaaatttgaatacaATCAAAACGTTAGCAGTAGtatatttttttgttcttttcttctatatttttataaatagcaTGTTCCAACATTCACATCAGAAGTATTAGAACAGTTCTGTCAAGTATTCCTTTTGAAAGCTTCCTTTCACCTGAGCCATAGGTAAAATGAATAAGGACATAGGCAGTCCTGTGACTTAAGTATGTCTTTTCTACCTTGGTTGCCTGTTAAAATCACCTGGAGAacttgtaaaaatatatatatatacacacatacaccctggACCCTGTACaccacagacacacgcacacacacaccctgggcCCTGCCCACATAGATTTTGGTGTAATCGTTCTGGGTGAGGCCTGAGCTCTTCTACCTGTGATTCTACTGTGAGAATGGCTGGCTTGTAATGACCTTCAGAAAAGAGCCAGTGGTCCTTTGGGCCCCTCTTCCCCAGGCTCACAATTTGAACTCAGCCTTTTAGATCTTACCACTCTAATGGCTAGGAAAGGTAAATCCAAAGGAAGGAATGGAATGGCATTATTACTTGAGACCCAGATGGGAGATGAACCTTACGTGCTTTCCAAGGCCGGGTCCCTCCCAAGCTGGAGGCCTTCACAGGCCTGTTTTACCACCATCCCATGAGAAAAGAATGTTCTTAACTGGAAAACAGATCTGGAGTAGAAAGAATCTGCTATCAGCTGAATATATTTGTCTCTCCATAgctcatatgttgaaacctaatccccaatgtgaggAGGGTCTTTCAAGGTGAGGCCTTTGGTAGGTGATCAGAGCCCTCAGGATTGCTGCTTATAAAGGAAACCCCAGAGAGCTTACTTGCCTCTTCTggcatgtgaggatacagcaaaaaGGTGACCAGCTATGAACCAGGAAGTCCGCTTTTACTAG is a genomic window of Chlorocebus sabaeus isolate Y175 chromosome 12, mChlSab1.0.hap1, whole genome shotgun sequence containing:
- the UGCG gene encoding ceramide glucosyltransferase; amino-acid sequence: MALLDLALEGMAVFGFVLFLVLWLMHFMAIIYTRLHLNKKATDKQPYSKLPGVSLLKPLKGVDPNLINNLETFFELDYPKYEVLLCVQDHDDPAIDVCKKLLGKYPNVDARLFIGGKKVGINPKINNLMPGYEVAKYDLIWICDSGIRVIPDTLTDMVNQMTEKVGLVHGLPYVADRQGFAATLEQVYFGTSHPRYYISANVTGFKCVTGMSCLMRKDVLDQAGGLIAFAQYIAEDYFMAKAIADRGWRFAMSTQVAMQNSGSYSISQFQSRMIRWTKLRINMLPATIICEPISECFVASLIIGWAAHHVFRWDIMVFFMCHCLAWFIFDYIQLRGVQGGTLCFSKLDYAVAWFIRESMTIYIFLSALWDPTISWRTGRYRLRCGGTAEEILDV